The genomic DNA TTCTCCTTTCCGTTTCCGGCGGCGACTACTCGTCTGGCAACCAGCGGCAAGCGCGTGAGACCTCAGTGATACGTCACCAGTGATACACACAGTGATACACACTGAGGCCCCCCACGGACAGCCTTGTTTTTCCTGGATGCCGCACAAGGCGAGCATGGCGGCCGGATCGCTCTTTTTGGATATATGTCATGAAGCGTACTTTCCAGCCTTCCGTTACCCGTCGCAAGCGCACCCACGGTTTCCGCGTGCGCATGAAGACCCGCGCCGGTCGCGCCATCATCAGCGCCCGCCGCGCCAAGGGCCGCAAGCGCCTGGCCGTCTAAGCGCGGCTTTTCGCCCGCTCAGCCAGACGCACGCAAGCCCGCCAGCCGGCCGCACCCGGCCCGCGTCCGTCCCCCAATAAGGAGACGGCATGCACGCCCAGCCGACCGGCAAGATCTTGCCCATGCAACGCGCCACGCTCGTTCCCGAGGCGCGCCTGCACAGCCCCTCGGAGTACGCCGCAGCCCTCAAGGGCAGGCGCATCGCCCGAGGGGCGTTTTTCGTTCTGACGCTGGCCCGCCAAGGCGATGCCGGGCCGCAAGCCCTGGCCCGCCTGGGGCTCATCATTCCGAAACGCCACGCACCGCTCGCCGTCACCCGCAACACCCTGAAGCGCGTGGTGCGCGAGTCGTTCCGTCACGTCCGCCACGGCCTTGCGCCCGGCATCTATGTCGTGCGCCTGCACGCCAAGGTTCCGCCGCAAAGCCTGCGTTCCTTGAAAACGCTGGCTCGCGCCGAAGCGGACACCCACTTCAAGCGGGCGGCGCCATGATCGGCCAGGCCTTGCGGGCGCTGCATGAAGGGATCAAGTGGCTGTTGATCCTGCCCATCCGGTTCTACCGGTACGTCATCAGCCCCTGGACGGGACATGCCTGCCGGTTCACGCCGACCTGTTCCGTCTATGCCATCGAGGCGATTGAACGCCACGGGGCCTTGCGTGGTCTGATGCTGGCCGCGCGCCGCCTGGGCCGTTGCCATCCATTTGCGAAGGGCGGCCACGATCCGGTGCCCGGCGGCCCCGACGCCACGCCTGCGCGGCGTTGCGGCTGCTCCAACCACGAGCATCACTGAAGTAAGGCCGCGCCGCCGGGATCTCCCGCCCCCTGCGCAAAAAATGGCTTGAAGTAAACTGGCGGGCTTTGCTGGATTCAGCGTACCAACTCATTCCCACGCGCCAATGGAAATCCGCCGCACTATCCTGCTGATGATCTTTTCGTTCTCCCTGTTGCTCCTCTGGAACAACTGGCAGACCTATAACGGCAAGCCGTCGCTGTTCGGCACGCCGCCCGCCAGCAGCACCCAGGCGGCCAACGGCGCCCAGGGCGACACGCCGGCCCCGGCTGCGCAGGGCGTGCCCAACGCGCCCACCAGCACGCCGGCCTCGGCCGTCGAGGCGCCGCCCGCCGGCCTGCCTGGCGCCACCGCCGCAGCCCAGACCCAGGCGGAGCCCGTGGTCATCAGCACCGACGTGCTGCGACTGACCTTCGACACCGCCGGCGCCCAGATCATCCGCGCCGAACTGCTGAAGTTCCCCGCCACCGACCGCCCGGACCAGCCCTCGGTGCTGCTGGACCGCAGCAACGCGCTGACCTACCTGGTGCAGAGCGGCGTGGTGGGCGCCTCGGGCGGCCCCGGCTTCCCGACGCACATGACGCCCTTCCGCGTCACCACCACCGACCGTGAGCTGCAGGGCGATGCCCTGACCGTGTCGTTCGAAGGCATCTCGGGCGGCGTGAAGGTCACCAAGACCTACACCCTGCATCGCGGCCGCTATGACATCGACGTGCGCCACGACATCGCCAACGTGGGCGATGCCGCTGTCACGCCTTCGCTGTACCTGCAGATCACCCGCGACGGCAACAACCCGCCCGACACCTCGAGCTTCTATCACACCTTCACCGGCCCGGCACTCTACTCCGAGCAGGAGAAGTTCCAGAAGGTCGGCTTCTCGGACATCGAGAAGAACAAGGGCACGTACATCAAGCAGGCCGACAACGGCTGGATCTCGATGGTGCAGCACTACTTCGTGACGGCCTGGGTGCCGCCGCAAGGCACGCAGCGCACCAACGACATGACCCAGGTGCAGCCCAACATCTACGCCATCCGCAGCATCGAGCCCGTCGGCGCGGTCGCCCCGGGCGCCAACGCCACCATCGATTCGCACCTGTGGATCGGACCGCAGGACCAGAAGGCGCTGTCGGCCCTGGCCCCCGGCCTGGAACTGGTGGTGGACTACGGCTGGCTGACCATCATCGCCAAGCCGCTGTTCGCGCTGATGACCTGGCTGCACTCGCTGCTGGGCAACTGGGGCTGGACCATCGTCGCCCTGACCTTCCTCATCAAGCTGTTCTTCTACCCGCTCGCCTCGACCAGCTACCGCTCCATGGCCCGCATGAAGGCCGTCGCGCCGCGCCTGCAGGCCCTGAAGGAGAAGTATGGCGACGATCGCCAGAAGATGAACACGGCGATGATGGAGCTGTATCGCAACGAGAAGATCAACCCGCTGGGCGGCTGCCTGCCCATGGTGGTGCAGATCCCCGTGTTCATCTCGCTGTACTGGGTGCTGCTGGCCAGCGTGGAAATGCGCGGCGCGCCCTGGATCCTGTGGATCCACGACCTGTCGGTGCGTGACCCCTGGTTCATCCTGCCCGCGGTGATGATGGCCACCATGTTCCTGCAGATCAAGCTGAACCCCACGCCTCCCGACCCCATGCAGGCCAAGATCATGATGATCATGCCCCTGGTCTTCGGCGGCATGATGTTCTTCTTCCCCGCCGGCCTGGTGCTGTACTGGTGCGTCAACAACATCCTGTCGATCGCGCAGCAGTACTACATCACCAAGAAGATCGAAAAGCAGACCGCGGCTGCGAAGGCTTGACCCGCCCCGAAGCGCTACGCGCCTCCCCCCAGGGGGCATGCCTGCGGACCGGCAAAGCCGGCTCCGCGGCATCCGGATAGCAAAACCGAGCCCTGGCGGCTCGGTTTTTTTTTGCCTGTGCATACCGTTTCAGGCGTCTCATGCGCCGTTTCATCCATCCTGGATGAAACATGCCGGTCCGCCTGCGGCTGTGGTTTCCCGCACACGCCAAGCCCTTGCCCGGCAAGGCATTTGACCGCGCCCGCCCTCCCTGAAGACCTCCTGGCACGTCCCTTGCTTGACCTCTGGACAGCGCTCGACAGAAGCGCCTGCCGCCCGCCCCGCGGGCCGGCCAACCAGAACGGAGACTGCCATGACCCCACGCATCACGCGCCTGGCGCGCCGGCTTGCCGCCGCGGCCTGTCTGATGGGCACCACGCTTGCCGCCCAAGCCGCCACCCTCACCGTGACCCATTGGGGCCAGGGCATGTACGGCGTGCCCTTCGCCATTGCCCTGGAGAAGGGCTACTTCAAGGAAGCCGGGCTCGACATCACCGGCTTCATGACCTCGCCCGGCGGCGGCACCACGGTGCGCAACGCCATGGCCTCGGAAATCCCCTATGGCGAAGTGGCCCTGCCCGCGGCCATCGCCGCCATCCAGCAAGGCAGCCCGCTCACCATCATCCACGGCGGCGTGCTGGGCCTGGCCGACCTGCAATGGGCGGCGCGCCCCGACAGCAAGATCGCGAAGCCTGCCGACCTGGCCGGCGCGACGCTGGGCTACAGCAGCCCGAAATCGGTCACCGACATGGTGTCGACGCTGGCGCTCACGCAGGCCGGCGTCATGGACAAGACCCGCCGCACCGCCGTGGGCAGCGTCAGCGCCGGCATGACGGCGCTGCGGGAAAAGGCCGTGGACGCCGTCTACATCACCGAGCCCATCCTGAGCCAGCAGAAGGACAAGATCCGGGTCGCCTTCCGCTCCGATGCCGTCGTGCCGCGCATGACGCAGACGGTGGGCGTGGTGCGCACCGACTACCTGGAGAAGAACGCCGACACCGTGCGCGCCATCATCACCGCGCGGCGCAAGGGCGTGGCGTTCATCCACGCCAATCCGGAAGAAGCCGCCACCATCCTGGCCAAGCACTACAAGCTGGAGCCCGAGGTGGCGCGCGCCGCGCTGGCCACCGTCATGGCCGACAAGGACTACTGGAGCCTGGGCCGCCTGGACTACGCGGGCATGGCCGAGATGCTGAAGGGCCTGGTGCTGGTGAAGGCGGTGGAGTCGGGCGAGTTCGACTGGAAGCGCGTCAGCAACGAGGCGCTGCTGCCCGACGACCAGCGCAGCCGGTGAGCCCGCCATGCATCTGAGCCTGTCGGACGTCACCCGCTGTTATCCGGCCCAGGGCGAGCGCCCGACGTTCCAAGCCCTGGGGCCCGTGTCGTTTGCCTTGCAGGAAGGCGAGTTCTTCAGTGTCGTGGGGCCCTCGGGCTGCGGCAAGTCGACGTTGCTGGACGTGGTCGCGGGCCTGGCCGCGGCCACCGAGGGCACGGTGCAGTTCGAGTCGAAACCCGTGAACGGCTGCGTGCCCGAAGGCGTGGCCATCGTCTTCCAGGAAGACGCCTCGTTTCCCTGGCTGACGGTGTTCGAGAACGCGGCCTTCGGCGCGCGTGAACTGGGCCTGCCCGAGGCGGAGATCCGCCAGCGGGTCGATCACGCCCTGGCCTTCACGGGGCTTTCCGGTTTCGCGCAGGCCTATCCCGCGCAGTTGTCGGGCGGCATGCGCCAGCGCGCCTGCATCGCGCGCGCCATGGTCATGCGCCCGCGCCTGCTGCTGCTGGACGAGCCTTTCGGCGCGCTGGACCAGCAGACGCGCCTGCTGATGGGCGAGGAGTTGCTGAAGCTGTGGCGCGAGACCGGCGCGACCGTCATGCTCATCACCCACTCCATCGACGAGGCGGTGATGCTGTCGGACCGCATCGGCGTGATGTCCTCGCGGCCCGGCCGCTTCATCGAGACCGTCGAGACCGGCTGGCCGCGTGACCGTGATGGCGGCATCGTCAGTTCGCCGCGCTTCGGCGAACTGACCGCACAGGTGTGGACACGGCTGCGCGGGGAGGCCATGAAAGCCATGGCCAGCCAGGCATGAGCGGGCGGGCCTCGACCGCCACGGCCAGCAGCGGCACCCGCAAGGCC from Orrella dioscoreae includes the following:
- the rpmH gene encoding 50S ribosomal protein L34; the protein is MKRTFQPSVTRRKRTHGFRVRMKTRAGRAIISARRAKGRKRLAV
- a CDS encoding ribonuclease P protein component, encoding MQRATLVPEARLHSPSEYAAALKGRRIARGAFFVLTLARQGDAGPQALARLGLIIPKRHAPLAVTRNTLKRVVRESFRHVRHGLAPGIYVVRLHAKVPPQSLRSLKTLARAEADTHFKRAAP
- the yidD gene encoding membrane protein insertion efficiency factor YidD, whose translation is MIGQALRALHEGIKWLLILPIRFYRYVISPWTGHACRFTPTCSVYAIEAIERHGALRGLMLAARRLGRCHPFAKGGHDPVPGGPDATPARRCGCSNHEHH
- the yidC gene encoding membrane protein insertase YidC codes for the protein MEIRRTILLMIFSFSLLLLWNNWQTYNGKPSLFGTPPASSTQAANGAQGDTPAPAAQGVPNAPTSTPASAVEAPPAGLPGATAAAQTQAEPVVISTDVLRLTFDTAGAQIIRAELLKFPATDRPDQPSVLLDRSNALTYLVQSGVVGASGGPGFPTHMTPFRVTTTDRELQGDALTVSFEGISGGVKVTKTYTLHRGRYDIDVRHDIANVGDAAVTPSLYLQITRDGNNPPDTSSFYHTFTGPALYSEQEKFQKVGFSDIEKNKGTYIKQADNGWISMVQHYFVTAWVPPQGTQRTNDMTQVQPNIYAIRSIEPVGAVAPGANATIDSHLWIGPQDQKALSALAPGLELVVDYGWLTIIAKPLFALMTWLHSLLGNWGWTIVALTFLIKLFFYPLASTSYRSMARMKAVAPRLQALKEKYGDDRQKMNTAMMELYRNEKINPLGGCLPMVVQIPVFISLYWVLLASVEMRGAPWILWIHDLSVRDPWFILPAVMMATMFLQIKLNPTPPDPMQAKIMMIMPLVFGGMMFFFPAGLVLYWCVNNILSIAQQYYITKKIEKQTAAAKA
- a CDS encoding ABC transporter substrate-binding protein, giving the protein MTPRITRLARRLAAAACLMGTTLAAQAATLTVTHWGQGMYGVPFAIALEKGYFKEAGLDITGFMTSPGGGTTVRNAMASEIPYGEVALPAAIAAIQQGSPLTIIHGGVLGLADLQWAARPDSKIAKPADLAGATLGYSSPKSVTDMVSTLALTQAGVMDKTRRTAVGSVSAGMTALREKAVDAVYITEPILSQQKDKIRVAFRSDAVVPRMTQTVGVVRTDYLEKNADTVRAIITARRKGVAFIHANPEEAATILAKHYKLEPEVARAALATVMADKDYWSLGRLDYAGMAEMLKGLVLVKAVESGEFDWKRVSNEALLPDDQRSR
- a CDS encoding ABC transporter ATP-binding protein, coding for MHLSLSDVTRCYPAQGERPTFQALGPVSFALQEGEFFSVVGPSGCGKSTLLDVVAGLAAATEGTVQFESKPVNGCVPEGVAIVFQEDASFPWLTVFENAAFGARELGLPEAEIRQRVDHALAFTGLSGFAQAYPAQLSGGMRQRACIARAMVMRPRLLLLDEPFGALDQQTRLLMGEELLKLWRETGATVMLITHSIDEAVMLSDRIGVMSSRPGRFIETVETGWPRDRDGGIVSSPRFGELTAQVWTRLRGEAMKAMASQA